From the genome of Tsukamurella pulmonis:
CGCTGCTTGCGGTAGGACCTGCTCAGCAATCGGGTTCGGAACCAGGAGCGGACTCGCTGTGAGGGTGGCTGCTGCGAGCATCGCAAGGGCGCTGGTTGCGACCCTGCGCCGCCATCCGTTGCGGTCGGGGGTGGTTATGCGTTGCACGGGTCACCTTCTAGTAGTAATGCACGGGTAATCGTTCGTTAGAACATATACGCCATAATCCGATATCGGCAAGAGATGAGTCAATGTGATGCGTTTGTGCAGGTCAAGTGTCTCGCGGTAGCGCGAGTCCCGCTTGGTCACTAGGTCGCGGGGCAGACGAGCCTGGTGATCGCTGCTGGTTGCGAGGCTGTGAGGTACGTGCGCAGGGGCGCGTCGAGGCAGGTGTTGTTGCCGCTGAAGCTGCTGGTGTGCTGAGTTCCTTCGACGGTGACGAGGCGAGCGCCGAGCTGTTGGGCGAGGGCTACGCCGTTGGCGTAGGGGGTGGCGGGGTCACCGGTGGTGGACACCACTGCGACGGGCGGCAGTGTGGGGGCGGGTGTGATCAGCTGCGGCAGGGTGGTCGGAGGGGTGGGCCAGAAGGCGCATGAGTCGCGGACACCGCGACTTCCGGTGCCGATGCGGCCGTCGTCGGTGAACGGTGCGGCCGCGCGTACCTGCTGTTCGAGAGCGGCGGCCTGCTGCTGGGTGGTGATGCGGTCGGTGTCGAGGCACGTGATGGCGGTGAGCGCATCGGTGGCGTTGGTGTAGGTGCCGTCAGCCTTGCGGTTGTTGAACGCGTCGGCGAGCTTGAGGAGGGTGCGCCCATCGCGCCGGTCGCGGAGATTCTGCAGGCCGATGGTCAGGTAGGGCCAGAGACTCGGACTGTAGAGAGCTTGAGTAGCGCCGTCGATAGCGTCGCCGTAGGTGAGTTGCCTGGTGCCGGCGGGCGCGGGGTTGCCGATGAGTGAGTGAACGATGTTCTGGAACACGGCGGTGGTCGCGGTCGGTGTTGGGTCTGCGCCGAGGGGGCAGTCAGTGGCGCGGCGGGTGGCGCAGTCGGCGGCGTAGGTGTCCAGCGCCTGCTGGAGCCCGGCGTACTGGTTGACGGTCATGGTCGCGGTGTTCTCGGCGGGGTTGACTGCACCGTCGAGGACCATCGCCCGGACCTTGTCTGGGTACTTCTGGGCGTAGCGGGCGCCGAGGAAGGTGCCATAGCTGTACCCGAGGTACGTGAGCTTCTCGTCGCCGAGCACTCTCCGCAGCAGGTCCATGTCGTCGACGACGTCAGCGGTCCCAACGTGGGCGAGCACGTCGGCGCCGGTGCGGTCGGCGCACTTGGTGGCGAAGTCGCGGGCTTGCTGTTCCTGCCGAGCGACTCCTTGTTCTGTGTGGTCGTTGCGCAGGTCGGCGGCGCGGACCGCATCGCGTTCGGAGTCGGTGAGGCATCGGATCGCCGGCGTGGAGGCTCCGATGCCGCGGGGGTCGAACCCGACTATGTCGAAGCGGTCACCGATACCAGCAGCGAGTTGCTCTGCTTGGCCGCCGACGAACTCGACGCCGGATGCTCCCGGGCCGCCGGGGTTGACCAGCAGTGTCCCGATCCGCTGTGCCCGAGCGGATTCGGGGACGCGGACGCGGATCAGTGAGAGGGCTACTTGTCGGCCTTCGGGTTGGGCGTAGTCCAAGGGGGCGGCGACGCTTCCGCAGTCGACCTGCCGCCCACCAACAGCGCTGGTGCTGGTGGTGGTTGGGCACGGTTTCCACGCGATCTGCTGCGTGAAGAACCGCGCGGCACCTGTTCCCGGCAGCGTTCCCGTCTGTGTCGTCGACGGAGGTGACGACGCTGATGTGGACGGGCCAGCATCTTGTGTTGGTGTCGGGGTGCACGAGGTCAGACCGAGCGCTGCCGCCAGCGTGACGGCACTGATGGCAACGGGTCTCGACGAGCTCGCGGTAGAGCGGAGTGTCACGACACCGCTACGGCTTCGCCGGGGCAGGCGCGGGTGTGGCGGGCTTGCTCGCAGCGGCCGGCCTAGCCGGTGTCGATGCTGGTGCTGGCGACGGCTTCGCCGCCGCGGGCGGCGCTGCGGCAGCGGGCTTGCTCGTGGGCTTGTCCGGTGCCGGCGCGGGCTTGACCGGGGTGTCCTTCTTGGGCGCGGCCATGGCGGTGCCGGCGACCGCGGGCGTCGGTGCGGGCTTGGGGTCTTCCTTGATCTTCGGCGGCGTCTTGGGCGGGTTGTTCGCCGGGCCGGGATTGTCTCGTTCGATGAAAAGCGGCTTGCCGTAGGTGGTGATTGAGGAGTCGCCGAGGTCGGTGGACATCGTGGCGGTGGCGTAGGAGCGGATCTGCGCTCCGCCGAGGCAGGAGTCCATGCTGATCCGGGTTTCCTTGGTCACGACGTACCCGCGTTCACCGGCGAGGGCCTTCTTCGCGATCGGGAAGTCCTTGCTGGTGCCCGGGGCGATGGTGCCCTGGATCGTGCCGGACGTGGTGACCGTGTCACCGAGCGTGCCCGAGATCCCGGGGGTGATGGAGCCGTTGACCGAGCCGTTGCCTTCACCGCCGTTGGAGCCGCCGGAGCCGCCCGCGGTGCCGCCGACGGTGCCGGAAATCGACGGGGTGACAGAGACATTCACCGCATTCGACAGCGTCCCACCGATTTGTAGGGATTGCGGGGTCGCGCTGCAGGCGATCGTCCAGCCGACGACGATCGACGCGCTCTTGACCGGGTACTTCGGCTTGACCTTGGGGTCCTTGAGCTCAATGATGCCTTCGCCGGCGATGGAGTTTATCGCCTCATATGTGTTCAGGGCACGCCCGAGCGGGAGGATCGAGCGCATCGCCTCGCCGTACTTCCAGGCACGGATCACATAGCCTTCGCGGGTCTCCAGGGCGCGGGAGGTGTCGGCGAACAACCCGGTGCGGATCGCACCCGGCGACGGAGCCTTGTCCGGTGCGGGCGGCGCCGCGGCGACGACGCCGCCGGCGAGCGCGACGCCACTGACGACGGTGACTGCGGCCGCGGTGCGCAGGTTCGACTTAATGTCGCGGTCCCGCTGCTTCTGCTCGAGATTGCCACGCCGCGTGGGCTCATTGCGCCGCGGCTGCTTCCGAGAACCGTCGGTCACGATTCCCCCAACCTTCTACGCCCATCGCTAGACGTAATCACATTTGTCACATCAGTCACTTGCGTAACGGAGCTAAACAGGGAACCTCAGCTGTTTGCAACCCGCGGGTACGATCGTTACTGAACTGAAACCAAACGCGCGTACGCGGAACCCCGGCGCCGCGGCGGGTGCCGACACCGGTAGGTACGTCTGCTCCACCGAGCCGACAACACAGGACCACCCCAGCGTTTATGCAGCTCGAGACCTATTCGGAGAGGAGACGCGACGATGGCGCAACCGTCACGCCACGAGGAGGATGACCGCGACAGACGGGGACTTGTGTTCGATGGTGAGCGGCTGCAGTGCGCCGAGTGCGACGGTTGATACCGGCATCTCGCGACGCATGTGTTTCTGGCGCACGGGATGCTCGCGGAGGACTACCGCGCCGAGCACGACCTACCCGCGTCGGTCCCGTTGGTGGTCGGCGATATCTCCGAGACATTCCGCAAAGGTGCTCTTGAGCGCGGTACCGAGCACCTACACGTATGGCGCACACCCGGCACCGCCGAGCACGCGCACGCGGTCGCGAAGATCCGGGAGACCTGGCGGGAGCAGGCAGACCAGCACTGGAGCAAGCGCCTAGCCGAGGTGGGGTGGCGGTCCTGGTTCGATGCGACCGGCTGGGCCGCCGAAGCGGGGGTGGGCTGGCGCGAGATCGGCGAGCGCCTGGGGATCTCGTGGCAGTCCGCCCGCACCGCCGGCCTGCGGGCCGGGGCGCAGCTGCGGCACCGGTTCTGGCGGCTGTTCGAGCTCGCCGAAGCCTACGTCCACGAGCAAGGCAACCTCGACTACCCCGACGGGGAACTCGCTCAGTTCCTCAACTAAGCCCGGCATTACGTCCGCAACAGCGGCCGGCAGAGTGCCGTCGCGGTCGCCCTCGACGCCCTGGACCCGAACTGGCGGCTCACCGCCGCCGAACGGATCACGCAGGCCGTCGCGAGCGGCGAGGTCTTCGAGCACCCCACCGCCCGCCGCCACCGACTGCTCTGGGAAGGCCGACTCACCGCAGCGGGGTGGGGTTCGTGGACCGACGACACCGTGTGGGCCGCCCAACACTACGGCGGCGCCGCTGAGATCGCCGACCGCCTCGGC
Proteins encoded in this window:
- a CDS encoding alpha/beta hydrolase, giving the protein MTLRSTASSSRPVAISAVTLAAALGLTSCTPTPTQDAGPSTSASSPPSTTQTGTLPGTGAARFFTQQIAWKPCPTTTSTSAVGGRQVDCGSVAAPLDYAQPEGRQVALSLIRVRVPESARAQRIGTLLVNPGGPGASGVEFVGGQAEQLAAGIGDRFDIVGFDPRGIGASTPAIRCLTDSERDAVRAADLRNDHTEQGVARQEQQARDFATKCADRTGADVLAHVGTADVVDDMDLLRRVLGDEKLTYLGYSYGTFLGARYAQKYPDKVRAMVLDGAVNPAENTATMTVNQYAGLQQALDTYAADCATRRATDCPLGADPTPTATTAVFQNIVHSLIGNPAPAGTRQLTYGDAIDGATQALYSPSLWPYLTIGLQNLRDRRDGRTLLKLADAFNNRKADGTYTNATDALTAITCLDTDRITTQQQAAALEQQVRAAAPFTDDGRIGTGSRGVRDSCAFWPTPPTTLPQLITPAPTLPPVAVVSTTGDPATPYANGVALAQQLGARLVTVEGTQHTSSFSGNNTCLDAPLRTYLTASQPAAITRLVCPAT
- a CDS encoding MspA family porin, producing MTDGSRKQPRRNEPTRRGNLEQKQRDRDIKSNLRTAAAVTVVSGVALAGGVVAAAPPAPDKAPSPGAIRTGLFADTSRALETREGYVIRAWKYGEAMRSILPLGRALNTYEAINSIAGEGIIELKDPKVKPKYPVKSASIVVGWTIACSATPQSLQIGGTLSNAVNVSVTPSISGTVGGTAGGSGGSNGGEGNGSVNGSITPGISGTLGDTVTTSGTIQGTIAPGTSKDFPIAKKALAGERGYVVTKETRISMDSCLGGAQIRSYATATMSTDLGDSSITTYGKPLFIERDNPGPANNPPKTPPKIKEDPKPAPTPAVAGTAMAAPKKDTPVKPAPAPDKPTSKPAAAAPPAAAKPSPAPASTPARPAAASKPATPAPAPAKP